From Skermanella sp. TT6, a single genomic window includes:
- a CDS encoding ABC transporter ATP-binding protein — translation MTAAISAPGSAQPLLLVKDLKKYFPILGGVLNRKVATVQAVDEVSFEVARGETLGVVGESGCGKSTTARLLMRLIEPDSGDVIFDGEGVGEQHGISVRDMRRNMQMVFQDSYASLNPRLTIEESIAFGPKVHGLSAKAARERARALLDKVGLDPNLFVRRYPHELSGGQRQRVNIARALALEPRLVIFDEAVSALDKSVEAQVLNLLNDLKREMNLTYIFISHDLNVVQYISDRVLVMYLGKVVETGTVESIYGDPRHPYTRALLSSMPSMDPARRTTAPALTGDPPNPINPPSGCRFRTRCAFAEDVCARTEPRLETIRPAERHAAACHMEIAGSGHTRAAPQPIGAVA, via the coding sequence ATGACCGCGGCGATCTCCGCCCCCGGCAGCGCCCAGCCGCTCCTCCTGGTCAAGGACCTGAAAAAGTATTTCCCGATCCTGGGCGGCGTGCTCAACCGCAAGGTCGCCACCGTGCAGGCGGTGGACGAGGTCTCGTTCGAGGTCGCCCGGGGGGAAACCCTGGGCGTCGTGGGCGAGAGCGGATGCGGCAAGTCCACCACGGCCCGCCTGCTGATGCGCCTGATCGAGCCGGATTCCGGCGACGTCATCTTCGACGGCGAGGGCGTGGGCGAGCAGCACGGCATCTCCGTCCGGGACATGCGGCGGAACATGCAGATGGTCTTCCAGGACAGCTACGCCAGCCTGAACCCGCGCCTGACCATCGAGGAGTCGATCGCCTTCGGCCCCAAGGTCCACGGCCTGTCCGCCAAGGCGGCGCGGGAGCGCGCCCGCGCCCTGCTCGACAAGGTCGGGCTGGATCCCAACCTGTTCGTCCGGCGCTATCCGCACGAACTGTCGGGCGGCCAGCGCCAGCGCGTCAACATCGCCCGCGCCCTGGCGCTGGAACCCCGCCTCGTCATCTTCGACGAGGCAGTTTCCGCCCTGGACAAGTCGGTCGAGGCGCAGGTCCTGAACCTGCTGAACGACCTGAAGCGCGAGATGAACCTGACCTACATCTTCATCTCCCACGACCTCAACGTGGTCCAGTATATCAGCGACCGCGTGCTGGTCATGTACCTGGGCAAGGTGGTCGAGACCGGCACCGTCGAGTCCATCTACGGCGATCCGCGCCACCCCTATACCCGCGCCCTGCTCTCCTCCATGCCCAGCATGGACCCGGCCCGCCGCACGACCGCGCCGGCCCTGACCGGCGACCCGCCCAATCCGATCAACCCGCCGTCCGGCTGCCGATTCCGCACCCGCTGCGCCTTCGCGGAGGATGTCTGCGCCCGGACGGAGCCCCGCCTGGAAACCATCCGTCCCGCCGAACGCCACGCCGCCGCCTGCCACATGGAAATCGCGGGTTCCGGCCATACCAGGGCCGCCCCCCAGCCGATCGGAGCCGTAGCATGA
- a CDS encoding ABC transporter substrate-binding protein produces the protein MSTMKRLMAAAAVATALMAPGYANAQGTLRIGMTLADIPLTTGQTDQGGEGQRFMGYTVYDALVNWDLTSADKPSELVPGLATEWAVDASDKTRWTFKLREGVKFHDGSDFTAQAVVWNLDKLLDDKSPQYDPKQAAQGRSRIPAVASYRAVDDHILEITTKEPDAFLPYQLAWILISSPTHWEAVGKDWVKFGEKPSGTGPWQLVSWTPRERAEMLPFKDYWDKTRVPKLDKLILVPIPEAATRTSALRSGQVDWIEAPAPDAIPSLKSAGFQITSNGYPHNWTWHLSRVEGSPWNDIRIRKAANLAVDREGLGELLGGMMVPAKGHVLPGSQWFGKPEFDITYDPEKAKELLAEAGYGPDKPVTVKALISASGSGQMQPLPMNEYIQQTLGEVGINVEFEVVEWNTMVNLWRAGAKSDQVKGAHSINFSYFIQDPFTGFIRHLDSRLTAPNGTNWGWYNDPEMDALFLKAKTAFDPAEQARALQQVHEKFVDDALFLYVTHDVAPRAMSPKVKGFVQAQNWYQNFSSITVE, from the coding sequence ATGAGCACGATGAAGAGACTGATGGCCGCGGCGGCGGTCGCGACGGCGCTGATGGCGCCGGGATACGCCAATGCCCAGGGAACCCTGCGGATCGGAATGACGCTGGCGGACATCCCGCTGACGACCGGCCAGACCGACCAGGGCGGCGAGGGGCAGCGGTTCATGGGCTACACCGTCTATGACGCGCTGGTGAACTGGGACCTGACCTCGGCCGACAAGCCGTCCGAGCTGGTCCCCGGCCTCGCGACCGAATGGGCGGTGGACGCCAGCGACAAGACCAGATGGACCTTCAAGCTGCGCGAGGGCGTCAAGTTCCACGACGGCTCCGACTTCACGGCGCAGGCCGTGGTCTGGAACCTGGACAAGCTGCTCGACGACAAGTCGCCGCAGTACGATCCCAAGCAGGCCGCCCAGGGCCGCAGCCGGATCCCGGCGGTCGCCTCGTACCGGGCGGTCGACGACCACATCCTCGAGATCACCACCAAGGAGCCGGATGCCTTCCTGCCCTACCAGCTCGCCTGGATCCTGATCTCCAGCCCGACCCACTGGGAAGCGGTCGGCAAGGACTGGGTCAAGTTCGGCGAGAAGCCGTCCGGCACCGGCCCCTGGCAGCTCGTCTCCTGGACGCCGCGCGAGCGCGCCGAGATGCTGCCGTTCAAGGACTACTGGGACAAGACCCGCGTTCCCAAGCTGGACAAGTTGATCCTGGTCCCGATCCCCGAGGCCGCGACCCGCACCTCGGCGCTCCGCTCCGGCCAGGTGGACTGGATCGAGGCCCCCGCCCCCGACGCGATCCCCAGCCTGAAGTCGGCCGGGTTCCAGATCACCTCCAACGGCTATCCGCATAACTGGACCTGGCACCTGAGCCGGGTCGAAGGCTCGCCCTGGAACGACATCCGCATCCGCAAGGCCGCCAACCTGGCGGTGGACCGCGAGGGACTCGGCGAATTGCTGGGCGGCATGATGGTTCCGGCCAAGGGCCACGTGCTGCCCGGCAGCCAGTGGTTCGGCAAGCCCGAGTTCGACATCACCTACGATCCGGAAAAGGCCAAGGAGCTGCTGGCCGAAGCCGGCTACGGGCCGGACAAGCCGGTCACCGTCAAGGCGCTGATCTCGGCCAGCGGGTCGGGCCAGATGCAGCCGCTCCCCATGAACGAATACATCCAGCAGACGCTGGGCGAAGTCGGCATCAATGTCGAGTTCGAGGTGGTGGAGTGGAACACCATGGTGAACCTGTGGCGCGCCGGCGCCAAGTCCGACCAGGTCAAGGGCGCCCACTCCATCAATTTCAGCTACTTCATCCAGGACCCGTTCACCGGCTTCATCCGGCACCTGGACAGCCGGCTGACCGCGCCGAACGGGACCAACTGGGGCTGGTACAACGATCCGGAGATGGACGCCCTGTTCCTGAAGGCCAAGACCGCCTTCGACCCGGCCGAACAGGCCAGGGCGCTGCAACAGGTCCACGAGAAGTTCGTCGACGACGCCCTGTTCCTCTACGTCACCCACGACGTCGCGCCGCGCGCCATGTCGCCCAAGGTGAAGGGCTTCGTCCAGGCGCAGAACTGGTACCAGAACTTCTCCTCCATCACCGTCGAGTGA
- a CDS encoding ABC transporter permease translates to MAETTLPGLVPDVPVTSRGYWSTVFRRLSGDWTTILCLVVLAAIILSAVFAPWIAPADPYKTSVIRRLKDIGTPGFPLGTDELGRDMLSRLIHGGRLSLLMGITPVINALVIGSLLGIVAGFVGGKVNMVIMRTVDVFYAFPSVLLAIAISGALGAGLVNSIVSLTIVFIPPITRVAESVTTSVRNLDFVEAARASGAGSFTIIRVHVLGNVLGPVFVFATGLISVSIILASGLSFLGLGVRPPEPEWGLMLNTLRQSIYVNPWVCALPGVMIFITSICFNLMSDGLRAAMDVKS, encoded by the coding sequence ATGGCCGAAACCACCCTGCCGGGACTGGTCCCCGACGTGCCGGTCACGTCGCGCGGCTACTGGAGCACCGTCTTCCGCCGGCTGAGCGGCGACTGGACGACGATCCTCTGCCTCGTCGTCCTGGCCGCCATCATCCTGTCCGCCGTCTTCGCGCCCTGGATCGCGCCGGCCGATCCCTACAAGACCAGCGTGATCCGCCGCTTGAAGGATATCGGGACGCCGGGCTTCCCGCTCGGCACGGACGAACTGGGCCGCGACATGCTGAGCCGGCTGATCCATGGCGGGCGGCTGTCGCTCCTGATGGGGATCACCCCCGTGATCAACGCCCTGGTGATCGGCAGCCTGCTGGGCATCGTCGCCGGTTTCGTCGGCGGCAAGGTCAACATGGTGATCATGCGGACGGTGGACGTGTTCTACGCCTTCCCCTCCGTCCTGCTCGCCATCGCGATCTCCGGGGCGCTGGGCGCCGGTCTGGTCAACAGCATCGTGTCCCTGACCATCGTCTTCATCCCGCCGATCACCCGCGTCGCCGAGAGCGTGACCACCAGCGTCCGCAACCTGGACTTCGTGGAGGCCGCGCGCGCCAGCGGCGCCGGCAGCTTCACCATCATCCGCGTCCATGTGCTGGGCAACGTGCTGGGGCCCGTCTTCGTCTTCGCCACCGGCCTGATCAGCGTGTCGATCATCCTGGCCTCCGGCCTCAGCTTCCTGGGGCTGGGCGTCCGGCCGCCCGAACCCGAGTGGGGCCTGATGCTGAACACGCTGCGCCAGTCGATCTACGTCAACCCCTGGGTCTGCGCCCTGCCCGGCGTGATGATCTTCATCACCTCGATCTGCTTCAACCTGATGAGCGACGGCCTGCGCGCCGCCATGGACGTGAAATCATGA
- a CDS encoding sodium:solute symporter family protein, whose product MERWMIALLAMGVYLVFAFLVGLLAGRGRSFWSVSEYTVADRGLGLVLMWFLMGGTVFSAFAFLGGPGWAYSKGAASFYILAYTCLGLLPWYLIGPKVARIGERKNFYTMGDFLGDRYRSRAIQVLVGIISVLAFIQYLTLQIKGMAYVFNVLTEDAIPIWLGALISYGIVIVYVATSGVRGAAWSDVLQGILMLVVAWVVGFALVYQFHDGIGAMFRGIAETRPGFLTIGGEGSAMSPMAYTTILLVSVVGFIMWPHLFTKSFTTTEKKIKQTVLVYPLFAIFLVPILFIGFSAVGIVDPSELSGPDTILPHLVTNELGTSGLVYGLIGAGALAAAMSSADAITHGGSVSFGRDIIQPLKPDLSERAQIWIMRLSVVAIGTVAYYLSIFGAAGLVQLLVGAYGSIVQFAPAVYGALWWRRGTAPGVIAGLVGGIVVNYYFQLVQTATPLDINAGILGLMVNIVLFVGVSMATQPDEAAADDYVEA is encoded by the coding sequence ATGGAACGGTGGATGATCGCGTTGCTGGCCATGGGCGTGTACCTGGTCTTCGCCTTCCTGGTCGGTCTGCTGGCCGGCCGCGGCCGGTCCTTCTGGTCTGTATCCGAATACACCGTCGCCGACCGCGGCCTGGGTCTCGTGCTGATGTGGTTCCTGATGGGCGGGACCGTGTTCAGCGCCTTCGCCTTCCTGGGAGGGCCGGGCTGGGCCTACTCCAAGGGGGCGGCATCCTTCTACATCCTGGCCTATACCTGCCTCGGCCTGCTGCCCTGGTACCTGATCGGTCCCAAGGTGGCCCGCATCGGGGAACGGAAGAACTTCTATACCATGGGCGACTTCCTGGGCGACCGGTACCGGTCGCGGGCCATCCAGGTGCTCGTGGGGATCATCTCCGTACTGGCCTTCATCCAATATCTTACCTTGCAGATCAAGGGGATGGCGTATGTCTTCAATGTGCTGACCGAAGATGCGATCCCGATCTGGCTGGGCGCCCTGATCTCCTACGGGATCGTCATCGTCTATGTCGCGACCAGCGGCGTGCGGGGAGCCGCCTGGAGCGACGTGCTGCAGGGCATCCTGATGCTGGTGGTCGCCTGGGTGGTCGGGTTCGCCCTGGTCTACCAGTTCCACGACGGCATCGGCGCGATGTTCCGGGGGATCGCGGAGACCCGGCCCGGCTTCCTGACGATCGGCGGCGAAGGGTCGGCGATGTCGCCCATGGCCTACACCACCATCCTGCTCGTGTCGGTGGTGGGATTCATCATGTGGCCGCACCTTTTCACCAAGTCCTTCACGACGACCGAGAAGAAAATCAAGCAGACCGTGCTGGTCTATCCGCTGTTCGCGATCTTCCTGGTGCCGATCCTGTTCATCGGCTTCTCCGCAGTGGGCATCGTCGATCCGTCCGAGCTGTCCGGCCCGGACACGATCCTGCCGCACCTGGTGACCAACGAACTGGGGACGAGCGGGCTGGTGTACGGCCTGATCGGGGCCGGCGCCCTGGCGGCGGCCATGTCCTCGGCGGACGCGATTACCCATGGCGGATCAGTATCTTTCGGCCGGGACATCATCCAGCCTCTCAAGCCCGATCTGTCCGAGCGGGCGCAGATCTGGATCATGCGCCTGTCGGTCGTCGCGATCGGCACGGTGGCGTACTACCTGTCGATCTTCGGGGCCGCGGGGCTGGTGCAGCTCCTGGTCGGCGCGTACGGGTCGATCGTCCAGTTCGCGCCGGCCGTCTACGGCGCCCTCTGGTGGCGGCGCGGAACCGCTCCGGGCGTGATCGCCGGCCTGGTCGGCGGCATCGTGGTCAACTACTACTTCCAGCTCGTCCAGACCGCGACGCCGCTGGACATCAATGCCGGCATCCTGGGCCTGATGGTCAACATCGTGCTGTTCGTCGGGGTCAGCATGGCGACGCAGCCGGACGAGGCCGCGGCCGACGATTACGTCGAGGCCTGA
- a CDS encoding TerC family protein, with the protein MEYLLALAADPAAWIALATLIAMEVVLGIDNLIFISILTNRLPEDQRSRGRRIGISLALILRLGLLGTVAFIVQLTEPIFAAFGHGFSWRDLILIAGGLFLVWKATKEIHHNVDPDPGPDMFDDKGGSIGFGAAIGQILLLDLVFSVDSIITAVGMTEHIPIMVIAVVVAVTVMLVAADPLANFIARNPTVVMLALGFLLMIGMTLIAEGFGAHVPKGYIYAAMAFSALIEGLNILARRSRQRAH; encoded by the coding sequence ATGGAATACCTGCTCGCGCTTGCCGCTGATCCGGCAGCCTGGATAGCCCTCGCGACGCTGATCGCGATGGAAGTGGTCCTGGGCATCGACAACCTGATCTTCATCTCGATCCTGACGAATCGCCTGCCCGAGGATCAGCGCTCGCGCGGACGCCGCATCGGCATCAGCCTGGCCCTGATCCTCCGCCTGGGCCTGCTCGGCACCGTCGCCTTCATCGTCCAGCTGACGGAGCCGATCTTCGCCGCCTTCGGCCACGGCTTCTCCTGGCGCGACCTGATCCTGATCGCCGGCGGCCTGTTCCTGGTCTGGAAGGCGACCAAGGAGATCCATCACAACGTGGATCCCGATCCCGGTCCCGACATGTTCGACGACAAGGGAGGCAGCATCGGCTTCGGCGCGGCGATCGGGCAGATCCTGCTGCTGGACCTGGTCTTCTCCGTCGACAGCATCATCACCGCCGTCGGCATGACCGAGCATATCCCGATCATGGTGATCGCCGTCGTGGTCGCCGTCACGGTCATGCTGGTGGCCGCCGATCCGCTGGCGAACTTCATCGCCAGGAACCCGACGGTGGTGATGCTGGCCCTGGGTTTCCTGCTGATGATCGGCATGACCCTGATCGCCGAAGGTTTCGGCGCCCACGTGCCCAAGGGCTACATCTATGCGGCGATGGCCTTCTCCGCCCTGATCGAAGGCCTGAACATACTGGCCCGGCGGTCCCGCCAACGCGCGCATTGA
- a CDS encoding aspartate/glutamate racemase family protein has translation MRVLVINPNTTVAVTESIVAEARRVASQDIEITGVSARFGSPFIQTPEESATAAEAVLELVARLAPGFDAVVIAAFSDPGLDAARAVSPVPVVGIAESAMLTALLCGGRFAIVTLGSALKPVLEQAARRLGCADRLSAIHALDLPAGAADGARRAATVQHDHGATLAGLCRRAAATEGVRSIILGGGPLAGLAHRIRDQVQVPLLDGTACAISHAATLVRLGVRYWPEPEPRPEVARAS, from the coding sequence ATGAGAGTCCTTGTCATCAATCCGAACACGACCGTCGCCGTCACCGAAAGCATCGTGGCGGAGGCGCGGCGGGTCGCGAGCCAGGACATCGAGATCACCGGCGTGTCCGCCCGTTTCGGTTCTCCGTTCATCCAGACGCCGGAAGAGTCGGCGACGGCTGCCGAAGCGGTCCTGGAACTGGTCGCCCGGCTGGCCCCGGGATTCGATGCCGTCGTGATCGCGGCGTTCTCCGACCCGGGGCTGGATGCGGCGCGCGCCGTCTCCCCGGTGCCGGTGGTCGGCATCGCGGAAAGCGCCATGCTGACCGCCCTGCTGTGCGGCGGCCGGTTCGCGATCGTCACCCTGGGGTCCGCCCTGAAGCCGGTCCTGGAACAGGCGGCCCGCCGGCTCGGCTGCGCCGACCGCCTGTCCGCGATCCATGCGCTCGACCTGCCCGCCGGCGCGGCGGACGGTGCCCGGAGGGCCGCCACCGTGCAGCATGATCATGGCGCGACCCTGGCCGGGCTGTGCCGCAGGGCCGCCGCGACGGAAGGCGTCCGGTCGATCATCCTCGGCGGAGGTCCCCTTGCGGGCCTGGCCCACCGCATCCGCGACCAGGTTCAAGTCCCGCTGCTGGACGGCACCGCCTGCGCCATCAGCCATGCCGCCACGCTTGTCCGGCTGGGCGTCCGCTACTGGCCGGAACCCGAACCGAGACCGGAGGTGGCGCGGGCATCCTGA
- a CDS encoding ABC transporter permease, whose amino-acid sequence MISYLIRRLLYSVPIALGVSLMIFLLVHLAPGDPISAIAPADAPPEVVERLRADYGYDKPLPVQFALWLGRAVTGDLGNSVASGQPVAAEVMSAVGNTILLSLCAALVGFTLGAVLGFVAGYNQGRAMDKAATAIAVAGISVPHYWLGMVLVIIFSVQLNALPAVGMGPGGSTDWAWDWDHMRHLILPAITLAVIPIGIVMRTTRSAVAEVLNQEFVQALRAKGLSERHVLGHVVRNVAPTVLAVMGLQLGYLLGGSILIETVFSWPGTGFLLNTAIFRRDIPMLQGTILVLALFFVFLNVVVDLIQTAVDPRIKRA is encoded by the coding sequence ATGATCTCCTACCTGATACGACGGCTGCTCTATTCCGTGCCGATCGCGCTCGGCGTGTCGCTGATGATCTTCCTGCTGGTCCATCTCGCTCCCGGCGACCCGATCAGCGCCATTGCCCCCGCCGACGCCCCGCCGGAAGTGGTCGAACGGCTGCGCGCCGACTATGGCTACGACAAGCCGCTGCCGGTCCAGTTCGCGCTGTGGCTCGGCCGCGCCGTCACCGGAGACCTGGGCAACTCCGTCGCCTCCGGCCAGCCGGTCGCGGCGGAGGTCATGTCCGCCGTCGGCAACACGATCCTGCTCTCGCTCTGCGCGGCACTCGTCGGTTTCACCCTGGGCGCCGTGCTGGGCTTCGTCGCCGGCTACAACCAGGGACGGGCGATGGACAAGGCCGCGACCGCCATCGCCGTGGCCGGCATCAGCGTGCCCCACTACTGGCTCGGCATGGTGCTGGTGATCATCTTCTCGGTCCAGCTGAACGCCCTGCCGGCGGTCGGCATGGGTCCAGGCGGCTCGACCGACTGGGCCTGGGACTGGGACCATATGCGGCACCTGATCCTGCCCGCGATCACCCTGGCGGTGATCCCGATCGGCATCGTGATGCGGACCACCCGCTCCGCGGTCGCGGAAGTCCTGAACCAGGAGTTCGTCCAGGCTCTCCGCGCGAAGGGCCTGTCCGAACGCCATGTCCTGGGCCATGTCGTCCGCAACGTCGCTCCCACCGTCCTCGCCGTCATGGGCCTGCAACTCGGGTACCTGCTCGGCGGGTCGATCCTGATCGAGACGGTGTTCTCCTGGCCCGGCACCGGCTTCCTGCTGAACACCGCGATCTTCCGCCGCGACATCCCGATGCTCCAGGGCACCATCCTGGTGCTGGCGCTCTTCTTCGTCTTCCTCAACGTCGTCGTGGACCTGATCCAGACGGCGGTCGACCCCCGCATCAAGAGGGCCTGA
- a CDS encoding ABC transporter ATP-binding protein has translation MTAALRQDAAPAAAPAEAPLVSVEGLTVRFKTGDGEIAAVNGVDFTLERGKVLTILGESGSGKSVTLKAMMRLHPPRRTRYGGGIRIGGRDILSLSERELGQVRGSVVSMIFQEPMLAFDPVYTIGRQIAETVVRHEGVSYRDAEKRALELLELVQIPSAARRLKAYPHEMSGGMRQRAMIALALSCRPDLLLADEPTTALDATVQMQVLVLLRQLQREMGMAVIFVTHDMGVAAEIADHVAVMYAGRFIEAGPVGDVIGRRLHPYTEGLLASTVHGASRGERLQTIPGAPPNLARLPAGCSFAPRCRYVEARCRETDVPLFRPAPDHTARCLRIDRERS, from the coding sequence ATGACCGCAGCCCTCCGCCAGGACGCCGCCCCCGCGGCGGCTCCCGCCGAAGCGCCCCTCGTGTCGGTGGAAGGCCTGACCGTCCGTTTCAAGACCGGCGACGGCGAGATCGCCGCCGTCAACGGCGTGGACTTCACCCTGGAGCGCGGCAAGGTGCTGACGATCCTGGGAGAATCCGGTTCCGGCAAGAGCGTCACGCTCAAGGCGATGATGCGCCTCCATCCGCCCCGGCGGACGCGGTACGGCGGCGGGATCCGGATCGGGGGGCGCGATATCCTGTCGCTTTCCGAGCGCGAGTTGGGACAGGTGCGCGGCTCGGTGGTCAGCATGATCTTCCAGGAGCCGATGCTGGCCTTCGACCCGGTCTACACGATCGGCCGCCAGATCGCCGAAACGGTCGTCCGCCACGAAGGCGTCTCGTACCGCGACGCGGAGAAGCGCGCCCTGGAACTGCTGGAACTGGTCCAGATCCCCTCGGCCGCCCGCCGTCTGAAGGCCTACCCGCACGAGATGTCCGGCGGCATGCGCCAGCGGGCGATGATCGCGCTGGCGCTTTCCTGCCGGCCCGACCTGCTGCTGGCCGACGAACCGACGACCGCGCTGGATGCCACCGTCCAGATGCAGGTCCTGGTCCTGCTGCGACAGCTCCAGCGGGAGATGGGCATGGCTGTGATCTTCGTGACCCATGACATGGGCGTCGCGGCCGAGATCGCGGACCATGTCGCGGTCATGTATGCCGGCCGCTTCATCGAGGCCGGCCCGGTCGGGGACGTCATCGGCCGGCGCCTGCACCCCTACACCGAGGGGCTGCTCGCCTCGACCGTCCACGGCGCGTCCCGCGGCGAACGCCTGCAAACGATTCCCGGCGCCCCGCCCAACCTCGCCCGCCTGCCTGCCGGCTGCAGCTTCGCGCCGCGTTGCCGCTATGTCGAGGCCCGGTGCCGCGAGACCGACGTCCCGCTGTTCCGCCCGGCACCCGACCACACCGCCCGATGCCTGAGAATCGACCGCGAGAGATCATGA
- a CDS encoding acyl-CoA dehydrogenase family protein, translated as MPIEIPSRDDHSDLRDAVRALCADFDGAYWRRVDEERGYPEEFVTALTRAGWLAALIPEEYGGSGLGLTEASIVMEEINRSGGNSGACHGQMYNMSTLLRAGSEEQRRKYLPGIASGELRLQSMAVTEPTTGSDTTKLKTTAVRKGDRYVVNGQKVWTSRLQHSDLMILLARTTPLDQVAKKSEGLSVFIVDLESAVGNGMTVHPIRNMVNHETNSVFFDDLEVPVENRIGEEGRGFRYILEGLNAERALIAAECIGDGRWFVEKASAYAGERVVFDQPIGRNQGIQFPIARAHVDVEAASLMRFTACRLHDAGQPCGAEANMAKLLAADASWAAANACLQTFGGFGFAAEYDVERKFRETRLYQVAPISTNLILAYVGEHVLGMPRSY; from the coding sequence ATGCCGATCGAGATACCGAGCCGTGACGACCATTCCGACCTGAGGGACGCCGTGCGAGCCCTGTGCGCCGACTTCGATGGCGCCTACTGGCGCCGCGTGGACGAGGAGCGGGGCTATCCGGAGGAGTTCGTCACCGCCCTGACCCGGGCCGGCTGGCTGGCGGCGCTGATCCCCGAGGAGTACGGCGGTTCGGGCCTCGGGTTGACGGAAGCGTCCATCGTCATGGAGGAGATCAACCGGTCCGGCGGCAATTCCGGCGCCTGCCACGGGCAGATGTACAACATGTCCACGCTGCTGCGGGCCGGCAGCGAGGAACAGAGGCGCAAATACCTGCCGGGCATCGCCTCGGGGGAGCTTCGCCTGCAATCCATGGCCGTCACGGAGCCGACGACGGGATCGGACACGACGAAGCTCAAGACGACGGCGGTCCGAAAGGGCGACCGCTACGTCGTCAACGGGCAGAAGGTTTGGACGTCGAGGCTCCAGCATTCGGACCTGATGATCCTGCTGGCCCGGACGACGCCGCTGGACCAGGTGGCGAAGAAGTCGGAAGGGCTGTCGGTCTTCATCGTTGACCTGGAATCGGCTGTCGGCAACGGAATGACCGTGCATCCCATCCGCAACATGGTGAACCACGAGACCAACTCGGTCTTCTTCGACGACCTGGAAGTTCCGGTCGAGAACCGCATCGGCGAGGAGGGCCGGGGCTTCCGTTACATCCTGGAGGGCTTGAACGCCGAGCGCGCGCTGATCGCGGCGGAGTGCATCGGCGACGGCCGCTGGTTCGTCGAGAAGGCCTCCGCCTATGCGGGAGAGCGGGTGGTGTTCGACCAGCCGATCGGGCGGAACCAGGGCATCCAGTTCCCGATCGCCCGCGCCCACGTGGACGTGGAGGCGGCCAGCCTGATGCGCTTCACGGCCTGCCGCCTGCACGACGCCGGCCAGCCCTGCGGCGCGGAGGCGAACATGGCCAAGCTGCTGGCGGCCGACGCCTCCTGGGCGGCGGCCAACGCCTGCCTCCAGACCTTCGGCGGGTTCGGCTTCGCGGCGGAATACGACGTGGAGCGCAAGTTCCGCGAGACGCGCCTGTACCAGGTGGCGCCGATCTCGACCAACCTGATCCTGGCCTATGTCGGCGAGCACGTGCTGGGCATGCCGCGGTCCTATTGA
- a CDS encoding 2-keto-4-pentenoate hydratase, translating into MTETDLSAAADLLLDARRTGAWLTELPESARPGSLDEAYAIQDLLVRRKGGAAGWKVGAPSPTAEPIRGALASDTIHESPARLPATSFNVIGAEAELVYRFASPLPLRDRPYDLEEVLAAVGSVHAAIEIADTRYKVWKSVDQFSQIADQTSHGVLVVGTGKTDWRGIEPVNEPVTLWVDDRREFETIGGNSAGDPRRMLLWLANVGSRGQGGIKAGDRVTSGSTCGTIFVKAPCRLTAEFPGVGKAVLDIV; encoded by the coding sequence GTGACCGAAACAGACCTGTCCGCAGCCGCCGACCTGCTGCTCGACGCCCGGCGCACCGGCGCGTGGCTGACGGAACTTCCGGAATCGGCCCGGCCCGGCTCCCTTGATGAGGCCTATGCGATCCAGGATCTGCTGGTCCGCCGCAAGGGCGGGGCGGCCGGTTGGAAGGTCGGGGCTCCATCCCCCACCGCCGAGCCGATCCGCGGAGCCCTCGCGTCCGACACCATCCATGAGAGCCCGGCCCGGCTCCCGGCCACGAGCTTCAACGTGATCGGCGCCGAGGCCGAGCTGGTCTACCGCTTCGCCTCTCCCCTGCCCCTCCGGGACAGGCCCTACGATCTCGAGGAAGTGCTGGCGGCCGTCGGCTCGGTCCATGCGGCGATCGAGATCGCCGACACGCGCTACAAGGTGTGGAAGTCGGTGGACCAGTTCAGCCAGATCGCGGACCAGACCAGTCACGGCGTCCTCGTCGTCGGCACCGGCAAGACCGACTGGCGCGGCATCGAGCCGGTCAACGAACCGGTCACGCTGTGGGTCGACGACCGGCGGGAGTTCGAGACGATCGGCGGCAACTCGGCGGGAGATCCCCGGCGCATGCTGCTGTGGCTCGCCAATGTCGGTTCCCGCGGCCAGGGCGGCATCAAGGCCGGAGACCGGGTGACCTCCGGCTCGACCTGCGGGACCATTTTCGTGAAGGCACCCTGCCGCCTGACCGCCGAGTTTCCCGGGGTGGGCAAGGCCGTACTCGACATCGTCTGA